In one Vulgatibacter incomptus genomic region, the following are encoded:
- a CDS encoding ABC transporter ATP-binding protein, which translates to MSGAPILHARKVSITFGGLKALCDFELAVAPGELVGLIGPNGAGKTTAFNVLTGVYRPTSGEVALGGEVVSGLRPHRIASRGLARTFQNIRLFKELSVLDNVRIACHHRSRISWLGSVVAGVRSAREEAEILARAEESLERMGLLHKRHELARNLPYGEQRRLEIARALATGPRCLLLDEPAAGMNASEKVELMALIRRIRDELGVAIVVIEHDMRLVMGVCERLCVLDHGVQIAHGSPEAVRRDPRVIEAYLGTQDGDAHGPLQEARP; encoded by the coding sequence ATGAGCGGCGCGCCGATCCTCCACGCACGGAAGGTCTCGATCACCTTCGGCGGCTTGAAGGCCCTCTGCGACTTCGAGCTCGCGGTGGCGCCCGGCGAGCTCGTGGGCCTGATCGGTCCCAACGGCGCCGGCAAGACCACGGCCTTCAACGTCCTCACCGGCGTGTACCGCCCCACCAGCGGCGAGGTCGCGCTGGGCGGCGAGGTGGTGAGCGGCCTCCGCCCCCATCGGATCGCGTCCAGGGGCCTCGCCCGCACCTTCCAGAACATCCGCCTCTTCAAGGAGCTCAGCGTCCTCGACAACGTGCGGATCGCCTGCCACCACCGCTCGCGGATCTCATGGCTCGGCAGCGTCGTCGCCGGGGTCCGGAGCGCGCGGGAGGAGGCCGAGATCCTCGCCCGCGCCGAGGAGAGCCTCGAGCGGATGGGGCTGCTGCACAAGCGGCACGAGCTCGCGCGCAACCTCCCCTACGGCGAGCAGCGGCGCCTGGAGATCGCGCGGGCCCTCGCGACGGGGCCACGCTGCCTGCTCCTCGACGAGCCTGCCGCCGGCATGAACGCCAGCGAGAAGGTCGAGCTCATGGCGCTGATCCGAAGGATCCGCGACGAGCTCGGCGTGGCGATCGTGGTCATCGAGCACGACATGAGGCTGGTGATGGGCGTGTGTGAGCGCCTCTGCGTCCTCGACCACGGCGTGCAGATCGCCCACGGTTCGCCCGAGGCCGTGCGCCGCGACCCGCGGGTGATCGAGGCCTATCTGGGCACGCAGGACGGCGACGCCCACGGGCCGCTCCAGGAGGCACGCCCATGA
- a CDS encoding choice-of-anchor D domain-containing protein, whose product MKRAIRFSLLLLAVAALAACGKETLGATRPSIRVTATHVADDGSMLLDFGPVTVLDTRVLNILVQNDGRAPLTLQSASIEGPEGVFSTSMEIDGLRIASGGSVEIPVSFRPNAEEDFEGTFVLHHDDKQKPDVAVRLQGTGSTVGRVVVEPEEIDFGVVGEGMREVRTLTIRSVGTGPLVIDSIELVDSPEAFAFLGSTRPARLPPPADGLPGGAVEIRIGCTPMGEPTELHGTVKLATTDPDRRTVLVPLSAKVNRAPVAVIEVAPGIHVAEAPIGLDGSHSYDPDGNEPLSDFAWEVLEWPLGATFQLANREDPIASLVVDSPGTYEVGLAVKDSLGLECLRPGGDPLAPCARKKIVVKSDIDLVVELVWDHPVTDLDLHLVKDGGQLYSDLDCFWANKTPDWNEIANPVMTQESLKGFGPERIVFPKPAGGRYDVKIEYAKTNGAKDSTTRATVRVFVYGILEAELTRTLDTPKQLWDVLSIDWPAAVLTPIDTVKVTP is encoded by the coding sequence ATGAAGCGCGCGATCCGGTTCTCCCTCCTTCTCCTCGCCGTGGCAGCTCTGGCCGCCTGCGGCAAGGAGACGCTCGGCGCGACCCGCCCGTCGATCCGCGTCACCGCCACCCACGTCGCCGACGACGGGAGCATGCTCCTCGACTTCGGCCCGGTGACGGTCCTCGACACGCGGGTGCTCAACATCCTCGTGCAGAACGACGGCCGCGCACCCCTTACGCTCCAGTCGGCCTCGATCGAAGGCCCCGAGGGGGTCTTCTCGACCTCGATGGAGATCGACGGGCTCCGGATCGCCTCCGGCGGATCCGTCGAGATCCCCGTCTCCTTCCGCCCGAACGCCGAGGAGGACTTCGAGGGGACCTTCGTCCTCCACCACGACGACAAGCAGAAACCGGACGTCGCGGTCCGCCTCCAGGGCACCGGCTCGACGGTTGGCCGGGTCGTGGTGGAGCCCGAGGAGATCGACTTCGGCGTGGTCGGCGAAGGAATGCGGGAGGTACGCACCCTGACGATCCGCTCGGTGGGAACCGGCCCCCTGGTGATCGACTCGATCGAGCTCGTGGACAGCCCCGAGGCCTTCGCCTTCCTGGGCTCGACGAGGCCGGCGCGCCTTCCGCCTCCCGCCGACGGTCTGCCGGGAGGAGCGGTGGAGATCCGGATCGGCTGCACGCCCATGGGGGAGCCCACGGAGCTCCACGGGACGGTGAAGCTCGCCACCACCGACCCCGACCGCCGGACCGTCCTCGTGCCGCTCTCGGCGAAGGTGAACCGGGCTCCGGTCGCGGTGATCGAGGTGGCTCCCGGGATCCACGTGGCGGAGGCGCCGATCGGCCTCGACGGCTCCCACTCCTACGATCCGGACGGGAACGAACCGCTGAGCGACTTCGCCTGGGAGGTCCTCGAATGGCCCCTCGGCGCCACGTTCCAGCTTGCGAATCGAGAGGACCCGATCGCCTCGCTAGTGGTCGACTCGCCGGGCACCTACGAAGTCGGCCTCGCCGTGAAGGACTCCCTCGGACTCGAGTGCCTCCGGCCTGGCGGTGATCCCCTCGCCCCCTGCGCCCGCAAGAAGATCGTGGTGAAGTCGGACATCGATCTCGTGGTCGAGCTCGTCTGGGATCACCCGGTGACCGACCTCGACCTGCACCTCGTCAAGGACGGCGGCCAGCTCTACTCGGACCTCGACTGCTTCTGGGCCAACAAGACGCCGGACTGGAACGAGATCGCCAATCCCGTCATGACCCAGGAGTCGCTGAAGGGGTTCGGTCCCGAGCGCATCGTCTTCCCCAAGCCCGCAGGCGGCCGGTACGACGTGAAGATCGAGTACGCCAAGACCAACGGCGCGAAGGATTCGACGACCCGGGCCACGGTGCGGGTCTTCGTCTACGGTATCCTCGAGGCGGAGCTCACCCGCACCCTGGACACGCCCAAGCAGCTCTGGGACGTCCTCAGCATCGACTGGCCGGCGGCGGTGCTCACGCCGATCGACACCGTGAAGGTCACGCCATGA
- the glnA gene encoding type I glutamate--ammonia ligase, which produces MAALIAKDVIALAREAKVTMIDLKFMDFVGIWQHFSIPVSELSEEIFEEGLGFDGSSIRGWAAIHASDMLVIPDVTTAVLDPFMKHPTLSLICNIFDPITKEAYSRDPRNIAMKAERYLQGTGIADTAYFGPEPEFFIFDEIRYDHGPNHAFYKLDSVEGQWNTGRDEPGGNLGYKPRYKEGYFPVAPTDSQQDIRTEMCLVMEQVGIRVERQHHEVATAGQAEIDIRFNSLVKSADQLQWFKYIVKNVSHRHGKTATFMPKPLVGDNGSGMHTHMSLWKQGKPLFAGDGYAGMSELALWYIGGILKHGPALAAFCNPTTNSYKRLVPGFEAPINLAYSARNRSAAVRIPMYSPSPKSKRMEFRSPDPAANGYLAFAAMLMAGLDGIENRIDPGEALDKDIYGLSPEELRDIPKMPGSLDEALEALRRDHEFLLKGDVFTEDVIRIWIDSKMDKEVTPSRMRPSPMEFALYFDI; this is translated from the coding sequence ATGGCAGCGCTGATTGCAAAAGATGTCATCGCCCTCGCCCGCGAGGCGAAGGTCACGATGATCGACCTGAAGTTCATGGACTTCGTCGGGATCTGGCAGCACTTCTCGATCCCGGTGTCCGAGCTCTCCGAAGAAATCTTCGAGGAGGGCCTGGGCTTCGACGGCTCCTCCATCCGCGGCTGGGCGGCGATTCACGCCTCCGACATGCTGGTGATCCCCGACGTGACCACGGCGGTGCTCGATCCCTTCATGAAGCACCCGACCCTTTCGCTGATCTGCAACATCTTCGACCCGATCACGAAGGAGGCCTACAGCCGCGATCCCCGCAACATCGCGATGAAGGCCGAGCGCTATCTGCAGGGGACGGGCATCGCCGACACCGCGTACTTCGGCCCCGAGCCCGAGTTCTTCATCTTCGACGAGATCCGCTACGACCACGGCCCGAACCACGCCTTCTACAAGCTCGACTCGGTGGAAGGGCAGTGGAACACCGGCCGCGACGAGCCCGGCGGGAACCTGGGTTACAAGCCCCGCTACAAGGAGGGCTACTTCCCGGTGGCGCCCACCGACTCCCAGCAGGACATCCGCACCGAGATGTGCCTGGTGATGGAGCAGGTCGGGATCCGCGTGGAGCGGCAGCACCACGAGGTGGCGACCGCGGGCCAGGCGGAGATCGACATCCGCTTCAACAGCCTGGTCAAGAGCGCCGACCAGCTCCAGTGGTTCAAGTACATCGTGAAGAACGTCAGCCACCGGCACGGGAAGACGGCGACGTTCATGCCCAAGCCCCTCGTCGGCGACAACGGCAGCGGCATGCACACGCACATGTCGCTGTGGAAGCAGGGCAAGCCCCTCTTCGCCGGCGACGGCTACGCGGGGATGTCGGAGCTCGCCCTCTGGTACATCGGCGGGATCCTGAAGCACGGTCCGGCGCTGGCGGCGTTCTGCAACCCGACCACCAACTCCTACAAGCGCCTCGTTCCCGGCTTCGAGGCGCCGATCAACCTGGCCTACTCCGCGCGCAACCGCTCGGCGGCGGTGCGGATCCCGATGTACTCGCCCTCGCCGAAGTCGAAGCGGATGGAGTTCCGCTCCCCGGATCCGGCGGCGAACGGCTACCTCGCCTTCGCGGCGATGCTCATGGCCGGACTCGACGGGATCGAGAACCGGATCGATCCGGGCGAGGCCCTCGACAAGGACATCTACGGCCTCTCCCCCGAGGAGCTCCGCGACATCCCGAAGATGCCGGGCTCTCTCGACGAGGCCCTCGAGGCCCTCCGCCGCGATCACGAGTTCCTGCTCAAGGGCGACGTGTTCACCGAGGACGTGATCCGGATCTGGATCGACAGCAAGATGGACAAGGAAGTCACGCCCAGCCGGATGCGGCCTTCTCCGATGGAGTTCGCGCTCTACTTCGACATCTGA
- a CDS encoding Fic family protein, with product MLAAAFRKIDPAEIEAWVRSEPTGAYSRRAWFLYETLTGTRLELDDVSAGSYVPALNPDLEFVAERRNSPRHRVIDNLLGGAGMCVSVRRTARLAEHAAARTDEEAKRLVAGFDQTTLSRAVSYLYTKETRSSFAIEGESPSPNRAERFVASLRDAPNFDLGDKASFVDLQRQIVESRYASLDWRDHQNFVGETISGYREKLHFICPRPGDVPQLITAWMAMAQRLIGSDVDPVIAAAAIAFAFVFIHPFEDGNGRLHRFLIHSVLARRGFSPPGIVFPVSASIVRSRHLYDEALESFSKPLFEFIDWHFDDETELVVENETAHLYRYFDATALAEYLYDRVVDTVRHDLAEELGYVAVFDRALAGVREIVDMPDRRATLFVRLCMQNGGRLSNTKRSTFSELDDDEIRRLERSVQEAIRQERTLHPGIMESEGS from the coding sequence GTGCTGGCGGCAGCCTTTCGCAAGATCGATCCCGCGGAGATCGAGGCGTGGGTCCGGAGCGAGCCGACTGGAGCCTACAGCCGGAGAGCGTGGTTCCTATACGAAACCCTCACCGGGACGAGGTTGGAGCTCGATGACGTTTCGGCGGGGAGTTACGTTCCCGCGCTGAATCCCGACCTCGAATTCGTGGCCGAGAGGCGCAACTCCCCCCGCCATCGGGTGATCGACAACCTGCTCGGTGGTGCCGGGATGTGCGTGTCCGTTCGGCGGACCGCTCGGCTCGCCGAGCATGCGGCGGCCCGGACGGACGAGGAGGCCAAACGCCTCGTCGCGGGCTTCGACCAGACGACCCTGTCACGCGCAGTAAGCTATTTATACACAAAAGAGACCCGGTCCTCGTTCGCGATCGAGGGGGAGAGCCCGAGCCCGAACCGTGCGGAGCGATTCGTCGCCTCTCTCCGTGACGCTCCCAATTTCGACCTTGGCGACAAGGCCTCGTTCGTCGACCTGCAGCGCCAGATCGTGGAGTCCCGGTATGCATCCCTGGACTGGCGGGACCACCAGAACTTCGTGGGAGAGACGATCAGCGGTTACCGCGAAAAGCTCCACTTCATCTGCCCCAGGCCCGGGGATGTCCCGCAGCTCATTACCGCCTGGATGGCGATGGCGCAGCGGCTGATCGGGTCCGATGTCGACCCGGTTATCGCGGCGGCGGCGATCGCCTTCGCCTTCGTGTTCATCCATCCCTTCGAAGACGGAAACGGGCGCCTTCACCGATTCCTCATCCACAGCGTCCTCGCTCGCCGCGGATTCAGCCCGCCCGGCATCGTCTTTCCCGTCTCCGCGTCGATCGTTCGGAGCCGGCATCTCTACGACGAAGCGCTCGAGAGCTTCTCGAAGCCGCTCTTCGAGTTCATCGACTGGCACTTCGACGACGAGACCGAGCTGGTGGTCGAGAACGAGACCGCCCACCTCTATCGGTATTTTGACGCCACCGCGCTCGCCGAGTACCTGTACGACCGCGTAGTCGACACGGTTCGGCACGACCTCGCCGAGGAGCTGGGTTACGTCGCGGTCTTCGACCGGGCCCTCGCCGGCGTTCGCGAGATCGTCGACATGCCGGATCGAAGGGCTACCCTCTTCGTTCGCCTCTGCATGCAGAACGGCGGTCGTCTCTCCAACACGAAGCGATCCACGTTCTCCGAGCTCGACGACGACGAGATTCGGAGGCTCGAGCGCTCCGTTCAGGAGGCGATCCGGCAAGAGCGTACGCTCCACCCGGGGATCATGGAGAGCGAGGGCTCGTAA
- a CDS encoding PPC domain-containing protein, with translation MRPTRFLESVAAVFLLLLSAGCGDGGSKDPNDSCRGVVCKAGQDCRAGVCVDREDPGHEGCQSNNDCQFDPRGKLCERDTGRCVACLDDNHCPAGRTCEVGLCVGTVCTTDTDCEAPTPRCSADGAACVACLGAGDCGEGERCDAGACVPDRVVCEGDEDCRDPAHPFCASNGDCVACRLGDDCPAGQNCVDGSCEPPAGCTSDRDCESSPNGPLCDRATGACVVCLDDSSCGLGERCVGHAACEPMSCDGPAACPPGAICEADGCHAIGPCASDADCAADPRVPHCGPGSACVECVGASDCGSGRSCVAGACRIDSPCSSDAQCKGGFACVDGACLSCRTDDQCARGVCAAGTCADLPTCSTDSDCAKGVCAGGACRECGSDLDCRAGLWCEAGACTELPGCDSDAACTMGRICAGGACEPTACAGDAAGPSAARAVGLGAPVARTVCANGEDWLAFSAGAGSPLDVSVLSAPPGLDFSLVWFEPGPERVRREQRAIDQRLMIKALPTAAARRYFLRVTGDVGGDYVVLPKAAFTACTDPLSPSDSVANARNLPANTWFDGLTACSGRFYSVDVPANHALSAYAFLADGDAQVALFNADGSSLSGVRTSTVSYLGGGRLAEWDGSPAATRVIVRVTPRTPQPSSVRLYFATSERLACGNSPLLLDGRADRARADGTNLAERLGARNLCGDPGRERSFALRFDDDARLVARVGAPFGAVLSLRDAACSGTMSCIAAVQGVGVLDLPRVARGDYVLTVGGAGDQAGPFDLALRRVPVIDPPANDRCGDGAALTLGPATVTVQGSTEGASPSGGALCDPLSPDVFYSFTVDRPSRLVAEVRGSAPLSLSLVDAGCAPESPCPAPGTTQRLDRQVSAGTHQLRVASTTGVAATFTLRATLPAVVANDRCDDATSLAIPQTVTGDTTWATNTLSFPLAQSCTGYYTDGNDVFYSVNLTAGRTFTATLTPSAGYDPALYVVGSCAAPQCLAGVDVPGAGVPETLRFTPTATGTYHLVVSGAAGGGPFTLHVE, from the coding sequence ATGCGCCCAACACGCTTCCTCGAATCCGTGGCTGCGGTCTTCCTCCTCCTCCTGTCCGCCGGTTGCGGTGACGGCGGCTCGAAGGACCCGAACGATTCTTGCCGCGGCGTCGTCTGCAAGGCAGGCCAGGACTGCCGGGCCGGCGTCTGCGTCGATCGCGAGGATCCCGGCCACGAGGGCTGCCAGTCGAACAACGACTGCCAGTTCGATCCGAGGGGGAAGCTGTGCGAGCGCGACACCGGCCGATGCGTGGCCTGTCTCGACGACAACCACTGTCCCGCCGGAAGGACCTGCGAGGTCGGCCTCTGCGTGGGGACGGTCTGCACCACCGACACGGACTGTGAAGCGCCCACGCCGCGCTGCAGCGCCGATGGTGCGGCATGTGTCGCTTGCCTCGGCGCCGGCGACTGCGGCGAGGGCGAGCGTTGCGACGCCGGCGCCTGTGTGCCGGACCGCGTCGTTTGTGAAGGCGACGAGGACTGTCGGGACCCGGCGCATCCCTTCTGTGCGTCGAACGGCGACTGCGTCGCCTGCCGCCTCGGGGACGATTGCCCCGCGGGCCAGAACTGCGTCGACGGCTCGTGCGAGCCTCCCGCGGGCTGCACCTCCGATCGCGACTGCGAGTCGAGCCCGAACGGCCCCCTCTGCGATCGTGCCACCGGCGCGTGTGTGGTCTGCCTCGACGACTCGAGCTGCGGCCTTGGCGAGCGCTGTGTGGGCCACGCGGCTTGCGAGCCCATGAGCTGCGACGGACCCGCCGCGTGCCCGCCCGGCGCGATCTGCGAGGCGGACGGCTGCCATGCCATCGGCCCCTGTGCCTCGGACGCCGACTGCGCCGCCGACCCGCGGGTGCCCCACTGTGGCCCGGGCTCGGCCTGCGTGGAGTGCGTCGGGGCGAGCGACTGCGGCTCCGGGCGGAGCTGCGTCGCGGGTGCTTGCCGCATCGACTCTCCGTGCTCCTCGGACGCCCAGTGCAAGGGCGGCTTCGCGTGCGTCGACGGAGCGTGCCTCTCGTGCCGCACCGACGACCAGTGCGCGCGCGGCGTCTGCGCCGCCGGGACCTGCGCGGATCTCCCGACCTGCTCGACCGACTCCGACTGCGCGAAGGGCGTCTGCGCGGGCGGCGCCTGCCGCGAGTGCGGCAGCGATCTCGACTGCAGGGCAGGTCTCTGGTGCGAGGCCGGCGCGTGCACGGAGCTGCCGGGTTGCGACTCCGACGCCGCGTGCACGATGGGCCGGATCTGCGCGGGCGGCGCCTGCGAGCCCACCGCTTGTGCGGGCGACGCCGCCGGTCCGTCCGCGGCGCGGGCCGTCGGCCTGGGCGCGCCCGTCGCCAGGACCGTCTGTGCGAACGGCGAGGACTGGCTGGCCTTCTCCGCGGGAGCGGGCTCGCCCCTCGACGTCTCGGTCCTCTCCGCTCCGCCCGGTCTCGACTTCTCGCTGGTGTGGTTCGAGCCGGGCCCGGAGCGGGTGCGCCGCGAGCAGCGGGCGATCGACCAGCGCCTGATGATCAAGGCCCTGCCGACGGCGGCGGCGCGCCGCTACTTCCTCCGGGTCACCGGCGATGTCGGGGGCGACTACGTCGTGCTGCCCAAGGCGGCCTTCACCGCCTGCACCGACCCGCTCTCTCCCAGCGACAGCGTCGCCAATGCGCGCAACCTGCCGGCGAACACCTGGTTCGACGGGCTGACCGCGTGTAGCGGCCGCTTCTACTCGGTCGATGTGCCCGCCAACCACGCGCTCTCGGCCTACGCCTTCCTCGCCGACGGCGACGCGCAGGTCGCGCTCTTCAACGCGGATGGCTCCAGCCTGTCCGGGGTGCGCACCTCTACCGTCAGCTACCTCGGGGGCGGGCGGCTCGCGGAGTGGGACGGGTCCCCTGCCGCGACCCGCGTGATCGTGCGGGTCACTCCGCGGACGCCGCAGCCCTCCAGCGTTCGCCTCTACTTCGCGACCTCGGAGAGGCTCGCGTGCGGGAATTCGCCGCTCCTCCTCGATGGCCGGGCGGATCGGGCGCGCGCCGACGGGACCAACCTCGCCGAGCGGCTCGGCGCCCGCAACCTTTGCGGCGACCCGGGCCGCGAGCGGTCGTTCGCCCTGCGCTTCGACGACGACGCCCGCCTCGTCGCCCGGGTGGGGGCTCCCTTCGGCGCCGTCCTCTCGCTCCGCGACGCCGCCTGCTCCGGCACGATGTCCTGCATCGCCGCCGTCCAGGGCGTCGGCGTGCTGGATCTGCCCAGGGTGGCGCGAGGCGACTACGTGCTCACGGTCGGCGGCGCTGGCGACCAGGCTGGACCCTTCGATCTGGCCCTGAGGCGGGTGCCCGTGATCGATCCGCCCGCCAACGATCGCTGCGGCGACGGCGCGGCGCTCACCCTCGGGCCGGCGACCGTCACCGTCCAGGGCTCCACCGAGGGGGCTTCGCCGTCCGGCGGCGCGCTCTGCGATCCTCTCTCGCCCGACGTGTTCTACTCGTTCACCGTCGACCGGCCGTCCCGCCTCGTCGCCGAGGTCCGGGGCAGCGCCCCGTTGAGCCTCTCCCTCGTGGACGCGGGCTGCGCGCCCGAGTCGCCGTGCCCGGCCCCCGGCACCACCCAGCGCCTCGATCGGCAGGTGAGCGCGGGGACGCATCAGCTCCGCGTCGCTTCCACCACCGGCGTCGCGGCGACCTTCACGCTGCGCGCCACGCTGCCGGCCGTGGTCGCGAACGATCGCTGCGATGACGCGACCTCGCTCGCGATCCCGCAGACGGTGACCGGCGACACCACGTGGGCCACCAACACCCTCTCGTTCCCGCTCGCCCAGAGCTGCACGGGCTACTACACCGACGGAAACGACGTCTTCTACTCCGTGAACCTCACGGCAGGGCGGACCTTCACCGCGACTCTCACGCCAAGTGCGGGATACGACCCGGCACTCTACGTGGTCGGCTCCTGCGCCGCGCCGCAGTGCCTGGCGGGCGTCGACGTTCCCGGCGCCGGCGTCCCAGAGACGCTGCGCTTCACTCCCACCGCCACCGGCACCTACCACCTGGTTGTAAGCGGCGCGGCCGGCGGCGGCCCCTTCACCCTCCACGTGGAGTAG
- a CDS encoding ATP-binding cassette domain-containing protein, producing the protein MLRVDGLHVSYGAIRALHGVSLEVRPGEIVALIGANGAGKSTTLRAISGMIAPSSGSIRLRSEEVTGRKAHELVPKGLAHAPEGRGIFLNLTVTENLRMGAFLRRDPSGIEADLERSFALFPRLRERRAQVAGTLSGGEQQMLAIARALMSRPGLLLLDEPSLGLAPRIVEQIFDILRGVNADGVAMLLVEQNAAKALQLANRAYVLETGRIVMEGGGSDLLASPDVRRAYLGG; encoded by the coding sequence CTGCTCCGAGTCGACGGGCTGCACGTTTCATACGGCGCGATCCGGGCACTCCACGGCGTCTCGCTCGAGGTCCGCCCCGGGGAGATCGTCGCTCTCATCGGCGCTAACGGCGCGGGCAAGAGCACCACGCTCCGCGCCATCTCCGGCATGATCGCGCCGTCGTCCGGGAGCATCAGGCTCCGCAGCGAGGAGGTCACCGGCCGGAAGGCCCACGAGCTCGTGCCGAAGGGCCTCGCCCACGCGCCCGAGGGACGGGGGATCTTCCTCAACCTCACGGTCACCGAGAACCTCCGGATGGGCGCGTTCCTGCGTCGCGATCCGTCGGGCATCGAGGCGGACCTCGAGCGCTCCTTCGCGCTCTTCCCCCGCCTGCGGGAGCGGCGCGCACAGGTCGCCGGCACCCTCTCCGGCGGCGAGCAGCAGATGCTCGCCATCGCCCGGGCCCTGATGAGCCGCCCCGGGCTCCTCCTCCTCGACGAGCCCTCCCTCGGCCTCGCCCCCCGGATCGTGGAGCAGATCTTCGACATCCTCCGCGGCGTGAACGCGGACGGCGTGGCGATGCTGCTGGTCGAGCAGAACGCCGCCAAGGCCCTGCAGCTCGCCAACCGCGCCTACGTCCTCGAGACCGGCCGCATCGTCATGGAGGGCGGAGGCAGCGACCTCCTCGCCTCCCCCGACGTCCGCCGCGCCTACCTCGGCGGCTGA
- a CDS encoding vWA domain-containing protein has product MSPTRISLLVLVVALASACGRDVLIDVPKAPEKEDVFDQKKASAIDILFVVDNSASMRPHQEALLKNFARFLDVLDPAFRPDLEGQVDYRLALASTDIFNERGALHGSPKIVQPNAGYDPLRAFQSSIDKLGTGGSARSEGLVAAEAALVTAGKQKDERGNPLFLRPGAFLYLIFVSDDDDYSAGEVRYFQRQFGSVKGVGNEGTVLASAIAGPKPRGCSMDTGARYLELAKVTGGVQGDICNKDWSSTLQELAFTGLGLRKRFQLSLPPKDMDGSGTVDLEDLNYVGVHYPCRMSDDDPHLADCANVDRRCNASEKKPAVICTPYADEKDGVIFDARENSLVFSGAAIPGPGSQVVVRYYARDR; this is encoded by the coding sequence ATGTCCCCTACGCGAATCAGCCTTCTCGTCCTCGTGGTCGCGCTGGCCTCCGCCTGCGGGCGCGACGTTCTCATCGACGTGCCCAAGGCCCCCGAGAAAGAGGACGTCTTCGACCAGAAAAAGGCTTCGGCGATCGACATCCTCTTCGTCGTCGACAACTCGGCCTCGATGCGTCCGCACCAAGAAGCGCTGTTGAAGAACTTCGCCCGCTTCCTCGACGTCCTCGATCCCGCGTTCCGCCCCGACCTCGAGGGCCAGGTGGATTACCGGCTCGCCCTGGCGTCCACGGACATCTTCAACGAGCGGGGCGCGCTCCACGGCTCGCCCAAGATCGTCCAGCCGAATGCCGGCTACGATCCGCTGCGGGCGTTCCAGTCGAGCATCGACAAGCTCGGCACCGGAGGCTCCGCCCGATCGGAGGGTCTCGTCGCAGCGGAGGCCGCCCTGGTCACCGCGGGCAAGCAGAAGGACGAGCGCGGCAACCCGTTGTTCCTTCGGCCGGGCGCGTTCCTGTACCTGATCTTCGTCTCGGACGACGACGACTACTCCGCCGGCGAGGTGCGCTACTTCCAGCGCCAGTTCGGCTCGGTCAAGGGCGTCGGCAACGAGGGGACGGTGCTCGCATCGGCGATCGCGGGACCGAAGCCCAGGGGCTGCTCGATGGACACGGGCGCGCGCTACCTGGAGCTCGCGAAGGTCACGGGCGGCGTCCAGGGAGACATCTGCAACAAGGACTGGTCGAGCACCCTGCAGGAGCTCGCGTTCACCGGCCTCGGCCTGCGCAAGCGCTTCCAGCTCTCGCTGCCGCCCAAGGACATGGACGGCAGCGGCACCGTCGACCTCGAGGATCTCAACTACGTGGGCGTGCACTATCCGTGCAGGATGTCGGACGACGATCCCCACCTGGCAGACTGCGCAAACGTGGATCGACGCTGCAACGCCTCCGAGAAGAAGCCGGCGGTGATCTGCACGCCCTACGCCGACGAGAAGGACGGCGTGATCTTCGACGCCCGAGAGAACAGCCTGGTCTTCTCGGGTGCGGCCATCCCGGGCCCCGGCAGCCAGGTCGTGGTCCGCTACTACGCGAGGGATCGATGA